In Calderihabitans maritimus, the DNA window TAGCTTTACCTGCCGGAATCTGCAGCTTGATTAATCCTATTACCTTTTTGGCCATATATATCTTCCTCCTTTCACAACAAAATTTAGACCTTTTCTACTTGAGAAAATTCAAGCTCAATAGGGGTTTCTCTCCCAAACATTGAAACCAAAACTTTTACTTTCCCTTTGTCAGGATAAATTTCCTCTACCGTACCTATAAAATTCTCAAAGGGCCCGGTCGTAACTCGCACATTTTCACCCACTACAAAATCAACCTTGGCTCGTGGCTCATCTACTCCCATTTGGCGTAAAATCTGCTTAACTTCCGACGGCTGTAAAGGTATAGGCTTCGAACCACTACCTACAAAACCAGTAACTCCGGGGGTATTACGTACTACATACCAAGAATCATCAGTCATTTTCATCTCGACAAGGACATAACCTGGATAAACTTTCTTTTTAGATACTTTTTTCTTGCCGTTCTTTATTTGAATTTCTTCCTCCATAGGAACTACCACTCGAAAAATCTTATCTTCCATATTCATCGACTCTACTCGTTTTTCCAGGTTAGCCTTCACTTTATTTTCGTATCCTGAGTAAGTGTGAATCACATA includes these proteins:
- the nusG gene encoding transcription termination/antitermination protein NusG yields the protein MEKQWYVIHTYSGYENKVKANLEKRVESMNMEDKIFRVVVPMEEEIQIKNGKKKVSKKKVYPGYVLVEMKMTDDSWYVVRNTPGVTGFVGSGSKPIPLQPSEVKQILRQMGVDEPRAKVDFVVGENVRVTTGPFENFIGTVEEIYPDKGKVKVLVSMFGRETPIELEFSQVEKV